Part of the Citrus sinensis cultivar Valencia sweet orange chromosome 2, DVS_A1.0, whole genome shotgun sequence genome, TGGTAAAGCAAGAGTACAATGAAGGATATGTAATATATATGGCTTTAACAAGAAAGAAAGTACATTCGTCCACGAGTTTTCAAAAGAACCCATAACATAGAGTAGTACTGATCATTAGCTGAAAGTCTAAAAAGTCTAATGCAAACCCTAAGAGAAAGAAAGTAGAGAATGAAAGCAAGACAAGCACAAGACCCCTAGTCTTCTCAGCTTCCAAACTTTCAAAGCTTCCATGCAACTAAATCTGCAACCCAAGAAAAGTTAAGCATTAACAATCTACTAAATTAGTAACCAAAACCTTTACAGTTCATATACAACAAGTAATTAAGAGCATTATTAATGTGCACATTCAAAGTCAACAATTGGCAACAAAACTACAATTTCGATGACAACATCTAAATGATTCCATGTTAACCAATAAGTCGAAACTTTCAACCACGTATAgttttcaatattaaatatgcatatatataataaatagagattAACCAATAAGTTGAAGGGTTTAAATTGATACATTTACGAATGAAGAAGGGCTAAACGTGCGCACCAGATAGTAAAATGCGCCATGATTGAGAGACTGAAGGGTGACACCCCACTCATTGGTAAGAACAGGCTGACCAGAGGAGTTAATCAAGACAGCATCTTCACCAAAAGCCTCACGAACATTGAAGGGCCCGGCAACTACCTCAAAGGCTACATCATTGATAAACACCGTTGATCTTGCCGCACCACCGTGGCCCACGACTGGATCTGATTCCTCAACACCAGCCCCTACAAAACAATTTAACTTCTTCattttatgtgtgtgtgaTATAATTAAGCAAAGACACAGACCCAAACTCACTCACTAGTCTATCAGAAGACCAGCCATGCATACGTCCATCTAGACAAATGATCGCAATTTGTGGGTCCAAAAAAGATAAGACATACCCTCATAATTACTCATATGTGGATgtgacaaacaaaaaatttgatacATCAACATCAATCACATCCATGAATTGTCAGTGACCATACTTGTAGAtcatgtattattattaacaaggACAAATATATAGTATACCCGTTGCCCtaactttgtatttatttgaataaatactACATatgttataacttaaaaggGTTTGGTTTTGTGAAGTAGtagatttaaaattcataCCTTGAATTGGATTGATAGTAGATGGAACAGTAACAGTTGTTGTGGGAAGTGGAGGAGGAGCAATACTGAGAATACTAGGAACAGTAGTGGCAGCGTAATTACTAAGCTGCTGTGGTTGAATCTTCCATATTGTGtcttcttgttctttctttGTAGCTCCATGGTTCATTATTTCACTGAGTAAAAGACTAGTGCATGGCCCAATTAGCTGCTGTTGATTAACCTGAACAACATTGGGGAGCTCCGAGAAGCCAAATCCTTGTCCTCCTTCTCCGGTCTGTTGAATCGGTAAGAAAAAGGGTTCGGTCAAGAACTCGTTATGAGTCTGAAAGCAGGTTTGGTTGACCGACCCTGTAGGAGAATTGGACACATCGATAACATTTGGAGAACTCAAAGAGAGTCTCTTGATAGATCCTGTAGTGGGTGAAGATTTCTCggatgaggaagaagaagaggaaggaGCGGTTATGGTAGTGGCAACGGAAGTGATCATTTGATTGGTTTGCTGGGATTGTTGTTGCTTTGAGTTTTGGATGTGGCGGAGCTTGTGTTTGCTTCTTGATTTTCTGTTTTGGAACCAGTAAAAGACGTTGGCGTCACCAACTTGCCCATACTCTTGCAATTGAGCCCTGATTCTTCTTATCTCGTCCCTTGGAGGATTCACCATGCCAGAGTTGAAAATTGATTCCAGTATGCGAATTTGCTCAGGTTTTGGGTTCCACCTCGGCTTTGGCTCTGGGCTGCGTTCTTCACATCCGGGAACTGTTGCAAAATTAAGACCGCCGGATCATTGggaggggaaaaagaaaattgacaaGAACAAGAGTGAGTGAGTGAGTGAGTGtgtgtttatatttataaggatagtaattaattacaaaaagaataatttgaaGAGCGTGATTAACTGTTAGTCGGTTCTGAAACTGCAAATGTACATATGATCACCTGTGGTGTAAGAGGGTCTGTGGTTACCATTAGACATGAGAGATGATGAGTTGACGTCACGCTGCTGCCATTGGTGGTGGTGAGTGTTGTAGGGCTTGGATTTGAACATGCTAGGCCAGTTTCTGTTTGATGAAgccatgatgatgatgatgatgcaaGCCAAAAATCTAAGCTAGATATTCAAGTAACCAATAATTAACCAAAgagaaaacaacaacaaaggAACCCTTTTGCTTTGCTCTAGTTTTTGGTATTGTGTAATCCTCTATGCTGACATAACATCTCTTCTTATAGCCTCCTCACCTACCCCTGcgttcatattttttaaataaacaaattaaaaaatgaattaaaaaatcattttacaaactaaatataaaacacagaaaaaagaaacctaCAACAGGAATCCTCTGTGGAAAGATAAACAAGgaaagcaaaataaataaataaaataaaaacgggAAGATGGAAAATACAGTCCCATCCCTATGCTTACAATTTAGCATTAAAACTGAAATACTTCAATTCTACTCAAAAGTACAAGCTCTGGCTAATTCCCCCGGACGAGAAGCAAAGAAAAGGATGAAAAGAATACGTGCTTGTGCTTAAATAGAATCTTCATCAGGGTTGACAGAGAAGAGCTCTTaatgcaaaagataaaagacTAGTTTTTGTAACTCCAAAGTGGTGTTAGTGGAGAGGAGAGAGGGTGGGGTTCTGTAAGCTTTATAGAAATGGGCTGTTCTGatcaatttctctctctctctctctctctctctctctctctctctctctctatatatatatatatatatatatatatatatatatatatatatatatatattacttttaGTTCCAGTTTTCTATGGAGAGGATTCTTCTCTTGCTCGGTTTGGTTTTGCCTTGCAGTGTATTAATGGCGAGCGAGGATGAATGAGGTTGATATAATTGTGGGATTATTCTAATGGGAAGAGGTTGTTGCAGAAATAAATATGGGGTGAGTCGTGAGTGagttaattttgtttgaaagTCAAGAAATACATGTCGCTAGGGTTTGATTGGAAATTGGTGGTGGGGGATAGTAATTGCGACTTCTGGATTATTTTGGGCAAAGTAATGTTTTGTGTTTCGAAGTGtcaaaagaaggaaaaaaatgaaaattttgtgtgtTTGAATTGACTCGAGGGCCTCTATTTATGACAtccatttattaataatattattttgcgAATATTATCATAGAAGCATATCTCTGGCTTCTTTCAAGTAGTTACTTAATTTTGGCCAGTAACATTTTTCTCTACGATTAATTGAATCTTGCATATATACTTGCACAAtaagtaattattaaaatacgcTTTCTTAAAGAAAAGTATGCctgttataaaaattttaaaaaagaaagctcCACGAAAAGAATAATACAAGTAATATTAGCGGCGTCACATATTGTGTTACCGTTGCCACAACGATGGTGAATGTGGATCTTAGCTATTTCTATATATTGTTcgacattttaaatttaaagcttcttttaatttgtagaattTTCATACTAATTATATGTGCATATATAGATCCAAACTGTATATTTGTGTCCATTGCCTACTTAACGTTTTAAGATACTTGGGAAAACCTAATTCTTGTTACAATATTGCTCTCCTACTCCCTATGATTTGAgctaattataaaattatttttatcatatatttttctattaaaacccatttaattgttttctacTTAATTTTTACATGTTGCATGTGGTATTCGTTTGAATTTTAAACTATATTAgaccaaaatattattttacccttgaaaaatTAGATTCAATAACTATGAAAGTAACAATATAAACGTATTAAgtacttttataaaatacatagatTAACTAGATGATTGACCTAAATCCTAAAGATTAAAGGATAAATTAgcccacataattttttaaaaagacacacacacacacattttaAACGGTTACCCAGTGCACCCCTTACCGAGTTACAGTCAACTTTGGTTATCAAATTGGAAGTAATGCGCAAACATCTACGTTGGTTGAGACACAAACACAACAGGAAATTAAGTGAGCAAACGTTTAAACAAGCCCAAATAAGGTGAAGCATGATGCAATTGCTTTACTTAAACTCGGGCTGCTATATCTCATGATTTTTGTTCATTCATCACTTGGactaattaattcaattatccTTGTTGCATAGATTCCTCGATCGAGCCACCCTACCTCACTGCATTGCTACCATATATATACTGGAAGCTATGAAAGAATCAAATTGcatgtatacatatatatatatagcacaGCTTTATCCATTATCAGTACAGTACCTATATATTAAACTAGGAATCACTCTTGTATTAGCATTTAACAATTTCACCCATGTGATAAATCGTACAAACTAAATGAATGTACAAAGAAAGCTAGGCGTGTGAATATGATAGGATAGCTTATCCACTAAAAACATGGGTTCCATCATTAAAAGTCAAGTTAATTGCAGATCATAGGTTGTGGGGTTGTGGTATGGAGGTTGGTACTTTTTAGTTAGCCGTCCTAAATTCAAATCCTACCGTGATGTTCGTTTTTCTAAATTAGCTCCcacatttctctttttcaattgATATGCTAGataattgttgtaatttttaatttatattttaaaacacacaaacaaTTATTAGTGAGAGTAACTCTTTAGTCTCTCTTAGAACTTGTTTTTACCACTTTAGTCACTCTCAGATCTTTATTACTCAATTTCATCCCGTGTTAAATATAATCACAAAAAGAAACACAacattaaaggataaaattacatttaaactGATAAATCAGCTGGTTTTGATCCACAAAGGTTTCAGAGTATCAATTTATATGTGAAAAGTTCATTTTTATCCTCTGTATGTTTTTTCTATTGTATTTGAAAGTGCACCCTTTGAAATCATTGCATCTCGGAGATTTGATTACCTTATGTCTGCTGTTTATCGCGATTACAAAATTTTGCTCCAATTTGAGATCCGGAGTCAGGGAAATACAGAAGGAttgtttgtttagtttttAGTTTGGCAGAGGGACCGCTGGACTAGGGGGAATTAAAATGACACAAGCAAAGCAACAAAGATCAaggcaataaaataaaacaaacaagtcTTTATCTCTCTCGATCTTCCCCATGCAAATTGAAAAggagagaaagaaattaaagagcTAAAGAAAGGAAAGGAGTAAATGTTTGGTCTATGTGGTGTCGGTTCCATTCCGACATGCAAACTTCATAATAGACTTGAGTGCGTGACATCTCATCTATCCCTCCATTTTTTCAAATCCAGAACTTTATGATCTTCAATGCAGATGGTTTCAGAATGTTGATAATGGTGAATACTTATTCAAGctacaatataattaaattaacacttattttaattaacaattgaTCTGAcactttttccttatttaaatCTTGTACAGCTTtcaaatctaatttgtactgtGAATCACgtatgatttttcaaaaagaaattcactaaaaatgatttgtgtgtgtgtgtgtgtgtgaagtagcgttttttagttgtttaattaattgataaaatctcTTGAGGTTAATTTGAgca contains:
- the LOC102622115 gene encoding WUSCHEL-related homeobox 9-like isoform X2 codes for the protein MASSNRNWPSMFKSKPYNTHHHQWQQRDVNSSSLMSNVPGCEERSPEPKPRWNPKPEQIRILESIFNSGMVNPPRDEIRRIRAQLQEYGQVGDANVFYWFQNRKSRSKHKLRHIQNSKQQQSQQTNQMITSVATTITAPSSSSSSSEKSSPTTGSIKRLSLSSPNVIDVSNSPTGSVNQTCFQTHNEFLTEPFFLPIQQTGEGGQGFGFSELPNVVQVNQQQLIGPCTSLLLSEIMNHGATKKEQEDTIWKIQPQQLSNYAATTVPSILSIAPPPLPTTTVTVPSTINPIQGAGVEESDPVVGHGGAARSTVFINDVAFEVVAGPFNVREAFGEDAVLINSSGQPVLTNEWGVTLQSLNHGAFYYLI
- the LOC102622115 gene encoding WUSCHEL-related homeobox 9-like isoform X5; its protein translation is MVTTDPLTPQVIICTFAVSEPTNIPGCEERSPEPKPRWNPKPEQIRILESIFNSGMVNPPRDEIRRIRAQLQEYGQVGDANVFYWFQNRKSRSKHKLRHIQNSKQQQSQQTNQMITSVATTITAPSSSSSSSEKSSPTTGSIKRLSLSSPNVIDVSNSPTGSVNQTCFQTHNEFLTEPFFLPIQQTGEGGQGFGFSELPNVVQVNQQQLIGPCTSLLLSEIMNHGATKKEQEDTIWKIQPQQLSNYAATTVPSILSIAPPPLPTTTVTVPSTINPIQGAGVEESDPVVGHGGAARSTVFINDVAFEVVAGPFNVREAFGEDAVLINSSGQPVLTNEWGVTLQSLNHGAFYYLI
- the LOC102622115 gene encoding WUSCHEL-related homeobox 9-like isoform X4, which codes for MFKSKPYNTHHHQWQQRDVNSSSLMSNVPGCEERSPEPKPRWNPKPEQIRILESIFNSGMVNPPRDEIRRIRAQLQEYGQVGDANVFYWFQNRKSRSKHKLRHIQNSKQQQSQQTNQMITSVATTITAPSSSSSSSEKSSPTTGSIKRLSLSSPNVIDVSNSPTGSVNQTCFQTHNEFLTEPFFLPIQQTGEGGQGFGFSELPNVVQVNQQQLIGPCTSLLLSEIMNHGATKKEQEDTIWKIQPQQLSNYAATTVPSILSIAPPPLPTTTVTVPSTINPIQGAGVEESDPVVGHGGAARSTVFINDVAFEVVAGPFNVREAFGEDAVLINSSGQPVLTNEWGVTLQSLNHGAFYYLI
- the LOC102622115 gene encoding WUSCHEL-related homeobox 9-like isoform X3 produces the protein MFKSKPYNTHHHQWQQRDVNSSSLMSNGNHRPSYTTVPGCEERSPEPKPRWNPKPEQIRILESIFNSGMVNPPRDEIRRIRAQLQEYGQVGDANVFYWFQNRKSRSKHKLRHIQNSKQQQSQQTNQMITSVATTITAPSSSSSSSEKSSPTTGSIKRLSLSSPNVIDVSNSPTGSVNQTCFQTHNEFLTEPFFLPIQQTGEGGQGFGFSELPNVVQVNQQQLIGPCTSLLLSEIMNHGATKKEQEDTIWKIQPQQLSNYAATTVPSILSIAPPPLPTTTVTVPSTINPIQGAGVEESDPVVGHGGAARSTVFINDVAFEVVAGPFNVREAFGEDAVLINSSGQPVLTNEWGVTLQSLNHGAFYYLI
- the LOC102622115 gene encoding WUSCHEL-related homeobox 9-like isoform X1 produces the protein MASSNRNWPSMFKSKPYNTHHHQWQQRDVNSSSLMSNGNHRPSYTTVPGCEERSPEPKPRWNPKPEQIRILESIFNSGMVNPPRDEIRRIRAQLQEYGQVGDANVFYWFQNRKSRSKHKLRHIQNSKQQQSQQTNQMITSVATTITAPSSSSSSSEKSSPTTGSIKRLSLSSPNVIDVSNSPTGSVNQTCFQTHNEFLTEPFFLPIQQTGEGGQGFGFSELPNVVQVNQQQLIGPCTSLLLSEIMNHGATKKEQEDTIWKIQPQQLSNYAATTVPSILSIAPPPLPTTTVTVPSTINPIQGAGVEESDPVVGHGGAARSTVFINDVAFEVVAGPFNVREAFGEDAVLINSSGQPVLTNEWGVTLQSLNHGAFYYLI